A single Lancefieldella parvula DSM 20469 DNA region contains:
- a CDS encoding PTS galactitol transporter subunit IIC — MEVVISFFSFLQGLGVAVMMPIILTIIGCALGAGFGKSLKAGLMVGVGFIGLNLVINQLFGTAIGPAVQEMIHRFGLTLNVIDVGWPAGAAIALGTTIGLVIIPLALIVNLLLVLVNFTQTVNVDIWNYWHYAFVGSLVANVTNNIMLGFAAAIIDEVILLVLADATAKDVQKALNMPGVSISQGFSLAYAPVAMGLNWLIDKIPGVRDIDIDVESMQKRFGVFGEPLFIGTVIGLIIGCVAYFDAADIAGSITKILTIGVTLGSVLILIPRMAALLMEGLLPISEAASNFIQQRVKNRGNIWIGLDSAVAVGHPVTLSLALICIPLMVLFALLLQPVGNQTLPFVDLAAGTYMLAVAVPVCKGNGFRGLIIGIVSVIIGLLISTALAPLITQSATQAGFDIAAAVGSTGVAGSSLITVLSDGGSPLSGLFVLFSSINPIVGVVVTGAIAVALAVWNRSRILKEAAAMHEAQEA, encoded by the coding sequence GTGGAAGTAGTAATTTCATTCTTCTCGTTCCTTCAGGGCCTCGGTGTTGCAGTCATGATGCCAATCATCCTGACCATCATCGGTTGTGCTCTGGGAGCAGGCTTTGGTAAGAGCCTTAAGGCTGGCCTTATGGTAGGTGTTGGCTTTATCGGCCTTAACCTTGTCATCAACCAGCTGTTTGGTACCGCAATTGGACCTGCAGTTCAGGAAATGATTCACCGCTTTGGTCTGACTCTTAACGTCATCGACGTTGGTTGGCCAGCAGGTGCAGCAATTGCACTTGGCACCACCATTGGTCTGGTTATCATTCCTTTGGCACTCATCGTTAACCTGCTTCTTGTTTTGGTTAACTTCACTCAGACTGTCAACGTTGATATCTGGAATTACTGGCACTACGCATTCGTCGGTTCTCTTGTTGCAAATGTTACCAACAACATCATGCTTGGCTTTGCTGCAGCAATCATCGATGAGGTCATCCTGCTTGTTCTTGCTGACGCAACTGCAAAGGATGTCCAGAAGGCGCTCAACATGCCAGGCGTTTCTATCTCTCAGGGCTTCTCGCTTGCTTATGCTCCAGTTGCTATGGGTCTGAACTGGCTGATCGATAAGATCCCTGGTGTTCGTGACATTGACATCGACGTCGAGTCCATGCAGAAGCGCTTTGGCGTCTTCGGCGAGCCACTGTTCATCGGCACCGTCATCGGCCTCATCATCGGCTGCGTTGCATACTTCGACGCTGCTGATATCGCAGGCTCCATCACCAAGATCCTGACCATCGGCGTCACCCTTGGTTCCGTTCTGATTCTTATTCCTCGTATGGCAGCTCTTCTTATGGAAGGCCTCCTGCCAATCTCCGAGGCAGCTTCAAACTTCATCCAGCAGCGCGTTAAGAACCGCGGCAACATCTGGATTGGCCTCGACTCTGCAGTTGCAGTTGGCCACCCAGTAACTCTGTCTCTGGCTCTTATCTGCATTCCTCTGATGGTTCTGTTTGCACTTCTGCTTCAGCCAGTTGGCAATCAGACTCTGCCATTTGTTGACCTTGCCGCTGGCACCTACATGCTCGCAGTCGCAGTACCTGTCTGCAAGGGTAACGGCTTCCGCGGCCTGATCATCGGCATTGTTTCCGTCATCATCGGCCTGCTGATCTCCACCGCTCTTGCTCCACTCATCACACAGTCTGCAACTCAGGCTGGCTTCGACATCGCAGCTGCAGTTGGTAGCACCGGCGTTGCTGGTTCTTCCCTGATCACCGTCCTTTCCGACGGCGGCAGCCCACTGTCCGGCCTGTTTGTTCTGTTCTCCAGCATCAACCCAATCGTTGGCGTTGTAGTAACTGGCGCAATCGCAGTTGCACTTGCAGTGTGGAATCGCAGCCGCATCCTCAAGGAGGCTGCTGCAATGCACGAGGCTCAGGAGGCTTAG
- a CDS encoding PTS sugar transporter subunit IIA: MATTDAELLKPELVFFDIEAKDAFELFNQLETRLSNLGYIKDTWKEAISTREKNYPTGLAFPAGEIAIPHTDPVNLEKPYIAIVKPSSPINFEPMGGDGDTVPAKLVINLGIMRDGGQVEMLQSLMGIFMDEAKSADVFGQTTAEGMVAAFSKYLSE; this comes from the coding sequence ATGGCTACAACCGACGCTGAGCTCCTAAAGCCCGAGCTCGTTTTCTTTGACATTGAGGCCAAGGACGCCTTTGAGCTGTTTAATCAGCTGGAGACTCGCTTGAGCAATCTGGGCTATATCAAAGATACCTGGAAAGAGGCAATTTCAACTCGCGAGAAGAACTATCCAACTGGACTTGCTTTTCCTGCAGGTGAGATTGCAATTCCACATACCGATCCTGTCAACCTTGAGAAGCCTTACATCGCAATCGTAAAGCCATCCAGCCCAATTAACTTTGAGCCAATGGGTGGTGACGGTGACACTGTTCCAGCCAAACTTGTCATTAACCTGGGTATTATGCGTGATGGCGGTCAGGTAGAGATGCTTCAGAGCTTGATGGGTATCTTCATGGATGAGGCAAAGTCTGCCGATGTTTTTGGTCAGACCACCGCAGAAGGCATGGTCGCCGCGTTTTCCAAGTATCTCTCCGAGTAG
- the pepT gene encoding peptidase T, which yields MPETMSNQLPDVAERFMRYVQVDSQSNPENDTVTPSTPAQHEMARYLGEELKALGCTDVTVDEHAYVTGTFAASKGAESAPALMLCSHLDSVIDAPASGIKPHVVYYEGGDLVAGVVNGKTIATTQEQVPDLKDFVGMDIICSDGSTLLSADDKAGVAEICALLKRLGDNPELAHPTLKIAFVPDEEIGHGASLLDLEKLGAAYGYTVDGEALGEFNYECFNAAHADVYFKGVMVHPGSAKDVMVNAITVASEFQQMVPAFERPEHTEGYEGFYHPIAIEGSASEVKLSYIVRDHDSQIFANRQQVLQDIAAFLNKRYGENTVRVEIHQEYRNMAEKFDGYEFLIDYALEANREVGIEPKPVAARGGTDGAQLTFRGLPCPNIATGGYNAHSVREFIPVPSLKVTVDLLEKLVAKFATRG from the coding sequence ATGCCTGAAACTATGTCTAACCAGCTCCCTGATGTTGCCGAGCGCTTCATGCGCTACGTGCAGGTTGATTCCCAGTCTAATCCTGAGAACGATACCGTTACGCCTTCCACGCCTGCTCAGCACGAGATGGCTCGCTACTTGGGCGAAGAGCTCAAGGCGTTGGGCTGCACTGATGTCACTGTCGACGAGCATGCTTACGTTACCGGCACTTTCGCCGCATCTAAGGGCGCTGAATCGGCTCCTGCGCTGATGCTTTGCTCGCACCTGGATTCCGTTATTGATGCGCCTGCTTCGGGCATTAAGCCGCACGTCGTCTATTACGAGGGTGGTGACTTGGTTGCTGGCGTTGTTAACGGTAAGACCATCGCTACTACACAGGAACAGGTTCCTGACCTCAAGGATTTTGTGGGCATGGACATCATCTGCTCCGACGGCTCCACGCTGCTTTCCGCTGACGATAAGGCCGGTGTGGCAGAGATTTGCGCCTTGCTCAAACGCCTGGGCGACAACCCTGAGCTTGCGCATCCAACACTTAAGATTGCATTTGTCCCTGACGAGGAAATCGGTCATGGCGCAAGTCTGCTTGACCTAGAAAAACTCGGCGCAGCTTACGGCTACACTGTTGATGGTGAGGCGCTGGGAGAATTTAACTACGAGTGCTTCAATGCAGCTCATGCCGATGTCTATTTCAAGGGTGTTATGGTTCACCCTGGCAGCGCCAAGGATGTCATGGTCAACGCGATCACCGTTGCGTCTGAGTTCCAGCAAATGGTTCCCGCCTTCGAGCGTCCCGAGCACACCGAGGGTTACGAGGGCTTCTACCATCCAATTGCCATCGAGGGTTCCGCATCTGAGGTTAAGCTCAGCTACATTGTCCGCGATCACGATTCCCAGATTTTTGCCAATCGTCAGCAGGTTCTGCAGGATATTGCTGCGTTTCTGAACAAGCGCTATGGCGAGAATACCGTCCGCGTTGAGATTCATCAGGAGTATCGCAACATGGCCGAGAAGTTTGATGGCTATGAGTTTCTGATTGATTATGCTCTTGAGGCAAACCGTGAGGTTGGTATTGAGCCTAAGCCTGTTGCTGCTCGCGGTGGTACCGATGGTGCTCAGCTTACGTTCCGTGGTCTGCCATGCCCCAACATTGCTACCGGTGGATACAATGCTCACTCTGTGCGCGAGTTTATCCCCGTGCCAAGCCTCAAGGTCACCGTTGACCTTTTGGAGAAGCTTGTCGCTAAGTTTGCTACCCGCGGCTAA
- a CDS encoding HAD family hydrolase: MIKLVLSDMDNTLVPFGNRRVSDFTRKAIHTLLEETDIAFGPCTGRDYVELMRLFSLDEACMQTGVMSTGKRVLYRGKTISLSIFDHKTLQGVADALADEKNMFLVCYPEKTNLFNPAYVVGPLDKDILADYERKLVFVSGIVDQVPDDVDFVAATIACPGTEKDMERCQKKVAAACPDVYTMSVVPQWFDVLPKGISKLTGFETLLERTGISPEEVLVFGDGENDVEILSKVPHSVAVANAIPEVKQVAKHHVGASADDGVAHALLELVRATKAGETPRFMMEN; the protein is encoded by the coding sequence GTGATTAAGCTTGTTTTATCTGATATGGACAACACGCTAGTGCCTTTTGGAAATAGGCGTGTGTCGGACTTCACGCGCAAGGCTATTCACACGCTCCTTGAAGAAACGGACATTGCATTTGGCCCGTGTACCGGCCGAGATTACGTTGAGTTGATGCGTCTTTTCAGCCTTGATGAGGCATGCATGCAAACGGGAGTCATGTCAACGGGTAAACGCGTGCTGTACAGAGGTAAGACCATCTCGCTTTCTATCTTTGATCACAAAACGTTGCAGGGTGTCGCAGACGCTCTTGCTGACGAGAAGAACATGTTCTTGGTTTGTTATCCCGAGAAGACCAACCTCTTCAATCCGGCATATGTTGTAGGTCCGCTGGACAAAGACATTCTTGCCGATTACGAGCGCAAATTGGTGTTTGTCTCGGGTATTGTTGATCAGGTTCCGGATGACGTCGATTTTGTCGCCGCAACAATTGCCTGTCCAGGCACGGAGAAGGACATGGAGCGCTGCCAAAAGAAAGTTGCCGCAGCTTGTCCTGACGTGTATACCATGTCGGTAGTTCCACAGTGGTTTGATGTGCTGCCCAAGGGCATATCTAAGCTGACTGGGTTTGAAACACTCCTAGAAAGAACAGGCATTTCTCCTGAAGAAGTACTCGTTTTTGGAGACGGCGAGAATGACGTTGAGATTTTAAGTAAAGTTCCGCACTCAGTGGCGGTGGCAAATGCAATTCCGGAGGTTAAGCAGGTAGCAAAGCATCACGTAGGTGCATCTGCAGACGATGGTGTTGCACATGCTCTGCTTGAGCTGGTGCGCGCGACAAAAGCAGGGGAGACTCCCCGTTTTATGATGGAGAACTAG
- a CDS encoding HAD family hydrolase → MIKLIASDMDGTLLDQNSEVPPETFELIEELHKRGVHFVASSGRRYDTLRWLFQPVADKIDYVASLGTQVYVENEVIDREVFSSASIRALFELSSEFDCIHLVVYDRTHTYLLDDQSSFVRELDKDLPNAERVFDPPSPDVSIIKAAVCCDSRARSMDMAMILEREMGDRLSFMPSGETWIDVVPRGVNKATGLEQIRRYYGISRNEIAVFGDSMNDYAMLRYAGTAYVMDNARYALKTIATKVIAPNTEQGVQKEMRRILEELA, encoded by the coding sequence ATGATTAAACTCATTGCATCGGACATGGACGGTACACTTTTGGACCAGAATTCCGAGGTTCCGCCAGAGACATTTGAACTCATTGAAGAGCTGCACAAACGTGGTGTTCACTTTGTAGCAAGCTCTGGTCGTCGTTACGACACACTGCGTTGGCTGTTTCAGCCGGTTGCAGACAAGATTGACTACGTGGCTTCTCTTGGTACGCAGGTCTATGTAGAGAACGAGGTCATCGACCGCGAGGTTTTCTCGTCAGCCTCTATTCGAGCACTGTTTGAGTTGTCGTCTGAGTTTGACTGCATTCATTTGGTTGTTTATGACCGCACTCATACGTATCTACTGGACGATCAGAGTTCGTTTGTACGTGAGTTGGACAAAGACTTGCCTAACGCCGAGCGTGTATTTGATCCGCCTTCACCTGACGTTAGTATCATCAAGGCTGCTGTTTGTTGCGATTCTAGGGCTCGCTCTATGGATATGGCCATGATTCTTGAGCGTGAGATGGGCGACAGATTGTCGTTCATGCCTTCTGGAGAGACGTGGATTGACGTGGTACCTCGTGGTGTGAACAAGGCTACAGGACTTGAGCAGATTCGCAGGTATTACGGCATTTCTCGTAATGAGATTGCTGTTTTTGGCGATTCTATGAACGATTACGCTATGCTGCGTTATGCGGGCACTGCTTACGTTATGGACAACGCTCGCTACGCACTTAAAACAATTGCTACAAAGGTTATTGCTCCTAATACTGAGCAGGGTGTGCAGAAAGAAATGCGTCGTATTTTGGAAGAGTTGGCGTAG
- a CDS encoding winged helix-turn-helix domain-containing protein → MSIVSTKDIAYSNKRAVIQALCEKNALSRVELARELSLSPSTVTTIVHDLLQSKLVEESSERVVTAGRSKTLLQLAPEFGLLGLIRVSRQKQELVLVDMALNEWARTTLSEEFPSGETLLEGTKVALTNLIVDGAILKGIGVLLEGDVQESELSVMYSTGHDSATISLVQALESTFRVVVKQFEQSDFALSQVESADNIDDIASYFHLSFGTRIVAQVVCNNVLLPMKEGLNADVTQQLVTADGLQLDKLMNLVRTVQSLFSFDAVVVSVPEEDSSTSSFKADALSKALSTPAILAQKFAQFENFPKLIVTRMTSRNLLKDAVSALRLVCLCPETVQLWKRVLVSGWHPVSSA, encoded by the coding sequence ATGTCAATCGTCAGTACTAAAGACATTGCATATTCTAATAAACGCGCAGTTATTCAGGCATTATGCGAGAAAAATGCTCTGTCTCGTGTTGAACTAGCGCGTGAATTATCTCTTTCTCCTAGTACCGTTACTACTATTGTTCACGATTTGCTTCAGTCAAAACTGGTTGAGGAAAGTTCAGAACGTGTAGTTACCGCTGGTAGATCAAAGACGCTTCTGCAACTTGCTCCAGAGTTTGGTCTCTTGGGGCTTATTAGGGTTTCTCGCCAAAAACAGGAACTTGTGCTTGTTGACATGGCTCTCAATGAATGGGCTCGTACCACGTTATCAGAGGAATTTCCTTCCGGAGAAACTCTACTTGAAGGTACTAAGGTTGCTCTTACAAACCTTATTGTTGATGGAGCAATTCTTAAAGGAATTGGAGTTTTGCTTGAAGGAGACGTGCAGGAATCAGAACTTTCCGTTATGTATTCGACGGGACATGATTCGGCAACAATTTCTCTGGTACAAGCGTTGGAGAGTACTTTTAGGGTAGTAGTGAAGCAGTTTGAACAGAGTGATTTTGCACTGTCTCAAGTAGAGAGTGCAGACAACATTGATGATATTGCTTCGTATTTTCATCTTTCATTTGGAACTCGAATAGTAGCTCAGGTTGTTTGCAATAATGTCCTCCTTCCTATGAAAGAAGGGTTAAACGCAGATGTTACTCAGCAGCTTGTGACTGCAGATGGTCTGCAGCTTGATAAATTAATGAACCTTGTCCGTACAGTTCAGAGTCTATTTTCCTTTGATGCTGTGGTTGTGTCTGTGCCTGAAGAAGATAGTTCTACTTCTTCGTTTAAGGCAGATGCGCTGAGTAAGGCGTTGTCAACTCCTGCGATTTTGGCACAAAAGTTTGCTCAGTTTGAAAATTTTCCAAAACTGATAGTAACAAGAATGACTTCAAGAAACTTACTAAA